In Cyanobium sp. WAJ14-Wanaka, the following are encoded in one genomic region:
- the gshA gene encoding glutamate--cysteine ligase, whose translation MGTTRLLKGFEVELYTGRPDGTVVGCAADAARELEGFVTEPDQRNLEYITAPDASYTTQRKLLLEPRRRLRQWLAPRGLTLLPGSTLSLGDSHRFERSDPLNDYHGYIESTYGTRVVTASVHINLGVPSMDALFAGLRLLRCEAALLLALSASSPFLDGAPTGAHSQRWLQFPLTPAQVPLFKDQAHYIEWMDEQLAAGTMQNVRHLWTSVRPNGDNRPHDLNRLEIRICDLVSDPDLLLAITAFIELRLQQLWQESGRWDPLLASSLGTSELAALADANDQAAARSSLDAQLQQWSNGEPIAARDWLASLLASMAPLAEQLELTGRLSPLQNVLEQGNQAMRWLSRHQAGEGIGAILASEVRLMDSQERDPLG comes from the coding sequence ATGGGCACGACCCGTCTGCTGAAGGGCTTCGAGGTGGAGCTCTACACCGGTCGCCCCGATGGCACCGTGGTGGGCTGTGCGGCCGATGCGGCCAGGGAACTGGAGGGTTTCGTCACCGAGCCCGACCAACGCAACCTCGAATACATCACCGCCCCCGACGCCAGCTACACCACCCAAAGGAAGCTGCTGCTGGAGCCCCGCAGGCGCCTGCGCCAGTGGCTTGCCCCCAGGGGCCTAACCCTGCTGCCGGGCAGCACCTTGAGCCTGGGCGACAGCCACCGCTTTGAGCGCTCAGACCCCCTAAACGACTACCACGGCTACATCGAGAGCACCTATGGCACCCGGGTGGTCACCGCCAGCGTGCACATCAACCTGGGGGTCCCATCGATGGACGCCCTGTTTGCGGGCCTGCGCTTGCTGCGCTGTGAGGCGGCCCTGCTGCTTGCCCTAAGTGCCAGCTCCCCCTTCCTCGATGGGGCCCCCACCGGCGCCCATTCCCAGCGCTGGCTGCAATTTCCCCTAACTCCAGCCCAGGTGCCCCTGTTCAAGGACCAGGCCCACTACATCGAATGGATGGATGAACAGCTGGCGGCGGGCACGATGCAAAACGTGCGGCACCTCTGGACCTCCGTGCGGCCCAATGGCGACAACAGGCCCCATGACCTCAACCGCCTGGAGATTCGCATTTGCGATTTGGTCAGTGATCCCGACCTCCTGCTGGCCATCACGGCCTTTATTGAGCTGAGGCTCCAGCAGCTGTGGCAAGAGAGCGGGCGCTGGGATCCGCTCCTGGCCAGCAGCCTGGGCACCAGCGAATTGGCCGCCCTGGCCGATGCCAACGATCAAGCCGCGGCCCGCAGCAGCCTGGATGCCCAGCTGCAGCAGTGGAGCAATGGGGAGCCCATCGCTGCCCGCGACTGGCTGGCTTCCCTGCTGGCCTCAATGGCGCCCCTGGCCGAACAACTGGAGCTCACAGGCCGGCTCAGCCCCCTGCAAAATGTGCTGGAGCAGGGCAACCAGGCCATGCGTTGGCTCAGTCGCCATCAGGCCGGAGAAGGGATCGGCGCAATCTTGGCCAGCGAAGTCCGCTTGATGGACAGCCAGGAGAGGGATCCTTTGGGATGA
- the ppc gene encoding phosphoenolpyruvate carboxylase, translating into MPQKLPNPTPPASDPSPRVTRLLGERLELVEDLWQTVLRSECPPEQAERLLRLKQLSEPAEAADAAAAIVQLIREMDLAEAIAAARAFSLYFQLVNILEQHIEEDSYLDSLKTLVEPVDTDPFLPALASQSDPATFRQLFERLRALNVPPAQLENLLRDLDLRLVFTAHPTEIVRHTVRHKQRRVANLIQKLEQDELLNSLERRSLRMQLEEEIRLWWRTDELHQFKPTVLDEVDYALHYFQQVLFDAMPQLRQRIRTALGVSYPDVEPPRDAFCTFGSWVGSDRDGNPSVTPEITWRTACYQRQLMLERYIKSVGELRDQLSISMQWSQVSPALLESLEMDRLRFPEIYEQRAARYRLEPYRLKLSYTLERLRLTHSRNQHLAEVGWESPWDGQGNSSQELHYSTVDEFRSDLELIQGSLEGTGLSCEALQHLISQAQIFAFCLASLDIRQESTRHSAALDELSRYLQLAVPYGEMDEQQRVTWLLSELQTRRPLIPVAASWSEATAETIAVFRMLQRLQQEFGQRICRTYVISMSHTVSDLLEVLLLAKEAGLVDPMAQMATLLVVPLFETVEDLQGAPEVMEQLFSQPFYRRLLTSNEANQPLQEVMLGYSDSNKDSGFLSSNWEIHKAQIALQAIAIGNGVALRIFHGRGGSVGRGGGPAYQAILAQPGGTLGGRIKITEQGEVLASKYSLPELALYNLETVTTAVLQNSLVSAPVDANPSWNSLMGRLAARSRDHYRALVHDNPDLVAFFQQVTPIEEISKLQISSRPARRKGGAKDLSSLRAIPWVFGWTQSRFLLPSWFGVGAALQDELEQDAQQLELLRLLYQRWPFFRMLISKVEMTLSKVDIDLAHHYVQALGRPENKEAFEQIFETIATEFALTRDLVLQISGHTRLLDGDPALQLSVDLRNRTIIPLGFLQVALLRRLRDQNRQPPMSEAIGSSEDGRTYSRSELLRGALLTINGIAAGMRNTG; encoded by the coding sequence ATGCCGCAGAAACTGCCCAACCCAACCCCGCCAGCCAGCGACCCATCCCCCCGGGTGACTCGTCTGCTGGGCGAGCGGCTCGAGCTGGTAGAAGACCTGTGGCAAACCGTGCTGCGCAGTGAATGTCCGCCTGAGCAGGCCGAGCGGCTACTGCGCCTCAAACAACTCAGCGAACCGGCGGAAGCCGCCGATGCGGCCGCGGCCATCGTGCAGCTGATCCGGGAGATGGATCTGGCCGAGGCGATCGCCGCCGCCAGGGCCTTCTCCCTCTACTTCCAGCTGGTCAACATCCTCGAGCAACACATCGAGGAAGACAGCTACCTCGACAGCCTGAAAACTTTGGTCGAGCCCGTTGACACCGATCCTTTTTTGCCGGCCCTGGCCAGCCAGAGCGATCCGGCCACCTTCCGCCAATTGTTTGAACGCCTAAGGGCCCTGAACGTGCCGCCGGCCCAGCTGGAAAACCTGCTGCGCGACCTTGACCTGCGCCTGGTGTTTACGGCCCACCCCACCGAAATCGTGCGCCACACCGTGCGGCACAAGCAAAGGCGGGTGGCAAACCTGATCCAAAAGCTGGAGCAGGACGAACTGCTCAACAGCCTGGAGCGCCGCAGCCTAAGGATGCAGCTGGAGGAGGAGATCCGCCTCTGGTGGCGCACCGATGAGCTGCACCAGTTCAAACCCACCGTGCTCGATGAGGTGGATTACGCCCTGCACTACTTCCAGCAGGTGCTGTTTGATGCGATGCCCCAGCTGCGCCAGCGAATTCGCACGGCCCTGGGCGTCAGCTATCCGGATGTGGAGCCGCCCCGGGATGCCTTCTGCACCTTTGGCTCCTGGGTTGGTTCAGACCGCGATGGCAACCCCTCGGTAACCCCGGAGATCACCTGGCGTACGGCCTGTTATCAGCGGCAGCTGATGCTCGAGCGCTACATCAAATCGGTCGGTGAACTGCGCGACCAACTGAGCATTTCAATGCAGTGGAGCCAGGTGAGCCCGGCCCTGCTCGAATCGCTGGAGATGGACCGGCTGCGCTTTCCGGAGATTTACGAACAGCGCGCCGCCCGCTACCGCCTGGAGCCCTACCGGCTCAAGCTCAGCTACACCCTTGAGCGCCTAAGGCTCACCCACAGCCGCAACCAACACCTCGCCGAGGTGGGTTGGGAATCCCCCTGGGATGGCCAGGGCAACTCCAGCCAGGAGCTGCACTACAGCACCGTTGATGAATTCAGAAGTGATCTGGAGCTAATCCAGGGGAGCCTCGAGGGCACTGGCTTGAGCTGCGAAGCACTGCAGCATCTGATCAGCCAAGCCCAAATCTTTGCCTTCTGCCTGGCGAGCCTGGATATTCGCCAGGAGAGCACCCGCCACAGTGCCGCCCTAGATGAGCTGAGCCGCTACCTCCAACTGGCCGTGCCCTACGGCGAGATGGATGAGCAGCAGCGGGTTACCTGGCTGCTCTCTGAGCTGCAAACCCGCCGCCCCCTGATACCGGTGGCAGCCAGCTGGAGCGAAGCCACCGCAGAAACGATTGCCGTGTTCCGAATGCTGCAACGGCTGCAGCAGGAGTTTGGCCAGCGCATCTGCCGCACCTACGTGATCTCGATGAGTCACACGGTCTCCGACCTCCTGGAGGTGCTGCTGCTGGCCAAGGAGGCCGGCCTGGTGGATCCGATGGCCCAAATGGCCACCCTGCTGGTGGTCCCCCTTTTTGAAACGGTGGAAGACCTCCAGGGGGCGCCCGAGGTGATGGAGCAGCTATTCAGCCAGCCCTTCTACCGCCGCTTACTTACCAGCAACGAGGCCAACCAGCCCCTGCAGGAAGTGATGTTGGGCTACTCCGACAGCAACAAGGATTCCGGCTTCCTTTCCAGCAACTGGGAAATCCACAAGGCCCAGATCGCCCTGCAGGCCATCGCCATCGGCAATGGGGTGGCCCTGCGGATCTTCCACGGCCGGGGGGGCTCGGTGGGACGCGGCGGCGGCCCTGCCTACCAGGCAATTCTGGCCCAACCCGGCGGCACCCTGGGCGGCCGGATCAAGATCACCGAACAGGGGGAGGTGCTCGCCTCCAAGTACTCCCTGCCGGAGCTGGCCCTCTACAACCTGGAAACGGTCACCACCGCCGTGCTGCAAAACAGCTTGGTGAGTGCACCGGTCGATGCAAACCCCAGCTGGAACTCCCTGATGGGCCGCCTGGCCGCCCGCTCCCGCGACCACTACCGCGCCCTGGTCCACGACAATCCAGACCTGGTGGCCTTCTTTCAGCAGGTCACCCCGATAGAAGAGATCAGCAAACTGCAGATTTCCAGCCGGCCGGCCCGCCGTAAGGGGGGAGCCAAGGATCTCTCGAGCCTGCGGGCCATCCCCTGGGTATTCGGCTGGACCCAGAGCCGTTTCCTGTTGCCCAGCTGGTTTGGGGTGGGGGCCGCCCTGCAGGACGAGCTGGAGCAGGACGCCCAACAGCTGGAGCTATTGCGGCTGCTCTACCAGCGCTGGCCCTTCTTCCGGATGCTGATTTCCAAGGTGGAAATGACCCTGTCCAAGGTCGACATCGACCTGGCCCACCACTACGTACAAGCCCTGGGTCGCCCCGAAAACAAAGAGGCCTTCGAGCAAATCTTCGAGACCATCGCCACTGAATTTGCCCTAACCCGCGACCTGGTGTTGCAGATTTCCGGCCACACCCGCCTGCTCGATGGGGATCCCGCCCTGCAGCTCTCCGTGGACCTGCGCAACCGCACGATCATTCCCCTGGGCTTTTTGCAGGTGGCCCTGCTGCGGCGCCTCCGCGATCAAAACCGCCAGCCCCCGATGAGTGAGGCGATTGGCAGCAGCGAAGACGGCCGCACCTACAGCCGCAGCGAGTTGCTGCGCGGTGCCCTGCTCACCATCAATGGCATTGCCGCT